In Candidatus Ozemobacteraceae bacterium, the following proteins share a genomic window:
- a CDS encoding tetratricopeptide repeat protein, translated as MIRSFAEDRTGRLWAGTFGSGLICIDGASGTIVASGTDGLPDSRISKLLVDDDGTLLVATAGGGAVRYAPEAGRCNPLVEGSEPASKHFHAFARLSPGSWLLGAVGEGVFVFRNAAWINLTESDGLPSAWVNDALAGDDGSAWLATWDGIAHMTASATIDRVELPEAGWSDGNVNAIASFAGALWIGTGSGGLVRRDGPVPPSRKPRYRKIAEVPAQVHALTSFEGRLWIATENGLFSIGPEPEAAAVAGGLAEATAVTALGVWKSRLVAGTDLGVIWMRDAGREWKKIFAYYERRTICRRSGSMIGNRGLLALGMALTMSVAVWASPIDERLSAAKALFDQGKFKESAEAYKTILIENKELIKTDHALAGDVWQGFGEALEKGGWKARADDAFKRAADHRALGGDKAASAKPTADVPVAAPDSKLMDKYSLASIKSDKAQELYRRGAAYLEEGRFLYAIQEFVKALEVEPANADLMDIAASAMVAYGEPWFDKAKMLMDEYRKNRGDAAMTHDQWINLGRAATRAKKYDFKVAETALQAALKLSAQSYPAHVAMGELLLLRGEYKKAIEWFEKARKIKDGDLRLLWGIGDAYTGLSDLHKALDFYATALELAPQDPEAVYKYAGGLKNVGRIDEAILYFERAIALDPSKAKYHLGLVDIYLPRTMDFSAKKHLDAALSLEPENPWCHYYNGLFMEMRRRIDDAVMEYSLAAQMGPDMLDVKYQLANIFAAVGNRFPGNNFSCENPSDRLEYLPFKDVKQAYRLYSEILSINPKYRHAQEIQGQIAGIEELLDIDKKLQKSIDSVVR; from the coding sequence GTGATTCGCTCGTTCGCCGAAGACCGCACCGGAAGACTCTGGGCGGGAACGTTCGGCTCCGGCCTGATCTGCATCGATGGTGCTTCCGGCACGATCGTCGCCTCCGGAACGGACGGACTGCCGGACTCCCGCATCAGCAAGCTCCTCGTCGATGACGATGGCACCCTGCTGGTCGCGACGGCCGGTGGTGGAGCGGTGCGGTACGCTCCCGAGGCCGGCCGGTGCAACCCGCTGGTCGAAGGTTCCGAGCCGGCATCGAAGCATTTTCACGCGTTCGCCCGGTTGTCACCCGGTTCGTGGCTGCTCGGCGCCGTGGGCGAGGGCGTTTTCGTCTTCCGCAACGCGGCCTGGATCAACCTCACGGAAAGCGACGGCCTTCCCAGCGCGTGGGTGAACGATGCGCTGGCCGGGGACGACGGCAGCGCCTGGCTTGCGACGTGGGACGGCATTGCGCACATGACCGCATCGGCTACGATCGATCGGGTCGAACTCCCCGAAGCGGGCTGGTCGGACGGAAACGTGAACGCGATCGCCTCGTTTGCGGGCGCCCTCTGGATCGGCACGGGATCCGGCGGCCTCGTCCGGCGGGACGGCCCGGTGCCCCCCTCCAGGAAGCCACGCTACCGGAAGATCGCCGAGGTTCCCGCGCAGGTGCATGCCCTGACGTCATTCGAAGGCAGACTGTGGATCGCCACCGAGAACGGGTTGTTCTCGATCGGCCCGGAGCCTGAAGCGGCGGCCGTCGCGGGAGGGCTTGCGGAAGCGACGGCCGTCACGGCGCTCGGTGTCTGGAAGTCGAGGCTTGTCGCCGGTACCGATCTTGGCGTGATCTGGATGCGTGATGCAGGTCGAGAGTGGAAAAAAATTTTTGCATATTATGAAAGAAGAACCATCTGTCGGAGGTCTGGTTCGATGATAGGGAACCGAGGATTACTCGCGCTGGGAATGGCGCTCACCATGAGCGTGGCCGTATGGGCGTCGCCGATCGACGAACGTCTGTCGGCGGCGAAAGCGCTGTTCGACCAGGGAAAGTTCAAGGAGTCGGCCGAAGCGTACAAGACGATCCTGATCGAGAATAAAGAGCTGATCAAGACCGACCACGCGCTTGCCGGCGACGTCTGGCAGGGCTTTGGCGAAGCGCTCGAGAAGGGCGGCTGGAAAGCCAGGGCCGACGACGCGTTCAAACGCGCCGCGGACCATCGCGCGCTTGGCGGCGACAAGGCCGCTTCGGCGAAGCCGACCGCCGATGTGCCGGTCGCCGCTCCCGATTCGAAACTGATGGACAAGTACAGCCTCGCCTCGATCAAGTCTGACAAGGCGCAGGAATTGTACCGACGCGGTGCCGCCTACCTCGAGGAGGGGCGGTTTCTGTATGCCATCCAGGAGTTCGTGAAAGCCCTCGAGGTCGAGCCTGCCAACGCCGACCTGATGGATATCGCGGCATCCGCGATGGTCGCCTACGGCGAGCCGTGGTTCGACAAGGCGAAGATGCTCATGGACGAGTACAGGAAGAACCGCGGCGATGCGGCGATGACCCATGACCAGTGGATAAATCTCGGCCGCGCCGCGACTCGCGCGAAAAAGTACGACTTCAAGGTTGCCGAGACGGCCCTGCAGGCGGCCCTGAAACTCAGTGCTCAAAGTTATCCCGCGCACGTGGCGATGGGCGAGCTGCTCCTCCTCCGGGGGGAATACAAGAAGGCCATCGAATGGTTCGAGAAGGCCCGGAAGATCAAAGACGGCGATCTCCGCCTCCTTTGGGGCATCGGCGACGCCTACACCGGTCTTTCCGACCTGCACAAGGCGCTCGACTTCTACGCGACGGCGCTCGAACTGGCGCCGCAGGATCCCGAGGCCGTGTACAAATACGCGGGCGGCCTGAAGAACGTCGGCCGAATCGACGAGGCGATTCTCTACTTCGAGCGTGCGATCGCTCTCGACCCGTCCAAAGCGAAGTATCACCTCGGGCTCGTCGATATCTATCTGCCCCGGACCATGGACTTCTCCGCAAAGAAGCATCTCGACGCCGCTCTCAGTCTCGAGCCCGAGAATCCGTGGTGCCATTACTATAACGGCCTGTTCATGGAAATGCGGCGCCGGATCGACGACGCCGTCATGGAATACAGCCTGGCCGCGCAGATGGGCCCGGACATGCTCGACGTGAAATATCAGCTTGCAAATATATTTGCAGCTGTAGGAAATCGGTTCCCGGGAAACAACTTCTCCTGCGAGAACCCTTCCGATCGACTCGAATACCTCCCGTTCAAGGACGTGAAACAGGCCTACCGACTGTATTCCGAGATCCTGTCGATCAACCCGAAATACAGGCACGCCCAGGAAATTCAGGGCCAGATTGCCGGTATCGAGGAGCTTCTCGATATCGACAAAAAGCTCCAGAAGTCCATCGATTCCGTCGTCAGATAG
- a CDS encoding two-component regulator propeller domain-containing protein — protein sequence MMKIIYGALRRVGTALAVSAFLAGCSGVAWAAFPAGVTLERIYTPADGLSHASVLAVSVATDNVFIGTERNLSVLKKDGSFTVWGPANSPLKLQRVPAVIVRGNGEVWAACRSPVAGGGTYKWDGLQWSVFEEIKDDMQSNYVSCFAVDEKGTVWIGTDDQGANYYVWESNPYRKFGYLASKKGLLDNRITCMSTRPGEVWIGTMTGVSVYRGRDGEKYLFTNYTRVDGLPAEHVTAVSASPDRVLAGTTKGLAVFEGGSWKLLDASAGLADSWVTAVLIDGADAWVGTKKGLQLLRGGRFEPPVDYRDGLPSAHVQCLATARGVDGVARLYVGTDRGLVVLKRQ from the coding sequence ATGATGAAAATTATATATGGCGCTCTGCGCCGCGTAGGAACCGCGCTGGCCGTCTCGGCCTTTCTTGCCGGTTGTTCCGGCGTCGCCTGGGCGGCGTTTCCCGCCGGTGTCACCCTGGAGCGGATCTATACCCCGGCCGACGGGTTGAGCCATGCGTCGGTGCTGGCCGTCTCCGTCGCGACGGACAACGTGTTCATCGGAACCGAGCGGAACCTGAGCGTGCTGAAGAAGGACGGCTCGTTCACCGTCTGGGGGCCCGCCAACTCACCGCTCAAGCTCCAGCGCGTTCCGGCCGTCATCGTGCGCGGCAACGGCGAGGTCTGGGCCGCCTGCCGTTCCCCCGTCGCGGGCGGCGGGACCTACAAGTGGGACGGCCTCCAGTGGTCGGTGTTCGAGGAGATCAAGGACGACATGCAGTCGAACTACGTGAGCTGCTTCGCCGTCGATGAGAAAGGCACCGTCTGGATCGGCACCGACGACCAGGGCGCGAACTACTACGTCTGGGAATCGAACCCCTACCGCAAGTTCGGCTACCTGGCGTCGAAGAAGGGCCTGCTCGACAACCGTATCACCTGCATGAGCACGAGGCCGGGCGAGGTCTGGATCGGGACCATGACCGGCGTCAGCGTCTACAGGGGCCGCGACGGCGAGAAATACCTGTTCACGAACTACACCCGGGTCGACGGCCTTCCCGCCGAGCATGTCACCGCCGTCTCCGCCTCTCCCGATCGCGTGCTCGCCGGCACGACGAAGGGCCTGGCCGTCTTCGAAGGCGGTTCGTGGAAGCTCCTCGACGCGTCCGCCGGCCTGGCCGACTCGTGGGTGACCGCCGTCCTGATCGACGGCGCCGACGCCTGGGTCGGCACGAAGAAAGGCCTCCAGCTGCTCCGCGGCGGCCGGTTCGAGCCCCCCGTCGATTACCGGGACGGCCTTCCTTCGGCGCACGTCCAGTGCCTGGCGACCGCACGGGGCGTCGACGGCGTCGCCCGCCTGTATGTGGGAACCGATCGCGGCCTGGTGGTGCTGAAACGACAGTGA
- a CDS encoding calcium/sodium antiporter, with amino-acid sequence MITNIVAVLIGLVLLTIAADWLVAGAVALAHKMGVSPLFIGLTIVAAGTSTPELVVSVQASIENNPGISVGNVVGSNIFNAAAILGIAALIHPIACNRAVVKRDTPIMILVSLICWWFASDRQFSRPECMILLGLLVLYTAVSYYLGKKEATPDVPDEAKATEPTTLGKDLGKIAVGLVGLVGGSKLLLFGSVAIAKSIGVSDEIIGLTLIAAGTSLPELATSVVAARKGQSEIAVGNVVGSNMFNILGILGVAGSLLPLTVSDHMLGIDIPLMVVVTLGCLPIMWTGYRIVRAEGLLLLASYLGYMYILFQAPG; translated from the coding sequence ATGATTACGAACATCGTCGCCGTTCTCATCGGACTCGTACTGCTCACCATCGCCGCGGACTGGCTCGTCGCGGGCGCCGTGGCCCTCGCCCACAAGATGGGCGTCTCCCCTCTTTTTATAGGGCTGACTATTGTCGCGGCGGGCACATCGACGCCCGAGCTCGTCGTCAGCGTCCAGGCCAGCATCGAGAACAATCCCGGCATTTCAGTCGGCAACGTGGTCGGAAGCAACATCTTCAACGCGGCCGCCATTCTGGGCATCGCGGCGCTGATCCATCCCATCGCCTGCAACCGGGCCGTCGTCAAGCGCGACACCCCGATCATGATCCTCGTTTCCCTGATCTGCTGGTGGTTCGCATCAGACAGGCAGTTTTCGCGGCCCGAGTGCATGATCCTGCTTGGTCTCCTGGTTCTGTATACCGCCGTCAGCTATTATCTCGGGAAAAAGGAAGCGACGCCGGACGTTCCGGACGAAGCGAAGGCCACCGAACCAACCACCCTCGGCAAAGATCTCGGCAAGATCGCCGTCGGCCTCGTCGGCCTGGTGGGCGGCTCGAAACTGCTGCTGTTCGGCTCGGTCGCCATCGCGAAGTCGATCGGGGTTTCGGACGAAATCATCGGCCTGACGCTGATCGCGGCCGGCACGTCGCTTCCCGAGCTCGCCACGTCGGTCGTCGCCGCGAGGAAAGGCCAATCGGAAATCGCGGTCGGCAACGTCGTCGGCAGCAACATGTTCAACATTCTCGGCATTCTGGGCGTGGCGGGGTCTCTGCTCCCGCTCACCGTCTCGGACCACATGCTGGGAATCGACATTCCGCTGATGGTCGTGGTCACCCTCGGGTGTCTGCCGATTATGTGGACCGGGTATCGCATCGTCCGTGCGGAAGGACTTCTCCTCCTCGCATCCTACCTCGGATACATGTATATCCTCTTCCAGGCGCCAGGCTGA
- a CDS encoding polymer-forming cytoskeletal protein — MMRWKWCLAVLIGAVLMTATAFASNDVRKDGSLWAAIEDDGTIRIEGSIAGSFESDGTVRKNGSIVGSIEADGTIRMNGSLFGSVEKDGTLRKGGSLYGSIEDNGTIRKNGSIWGSAEQADTFDRKRAVAALLFFFCDEF; from the coding sequence ATGATGAGATGGAAATGGTGTCTGGCGGTTCTGATCGGCGCCGTGCTGATGACGGCGACCGCGTTCGCGTCGAACGACGTGCGCAAGGATGGCAGCCTGTGGGCGGCGATCGAGGACGATGGCACGATCCGGATCGAGGGCAGTATCGCCGGTTCCTTCGAGAGCGACGGAACGGTGCGGAAAAACGGAAGCATCGTCGGCTCGATCGAGGCCGACGGCACGATCCGCATGAACGGTTCCCTGTTCGGCAGTGTCGAGAAGGACGGGACGCTTCGTAAGGGCGGTTCGTTGTACGGCAGCATCGAAGACAACGGGACGATCCGGAAAAACGGCTCGATCTGGGGCTCCGCCGAACAGGCCGACACGTTCGACCGGAAACGGGCTGTCGCGGCGCTGCTGTTCTTCTTCTGCGACGAGTTCTGA
- a CDS encoding RNA polymerase sigma factor → MHLQERFRNEVKAYQGLVYTVAFGILLDVQEALDVVQETFVKAFEEPGFLDDGFHRKAWLARVARNLALNSRRSLIRRLKSLMRYAGLSWAAETVNVEEEIIRAETRRELVGVLEALDEDEREIISLRYAAELSYEEIAAELGIRIGTVMSRLSRAKRKIGMALEEGETS, encoded by the coding sequence GTGCATCTCCAGGAACGATTCCGGAACGAAGTGAAGGCATACCAGGGGCTCGTCTACACGGTTGCCTTCGGCATCCTGCTCGACGTCCAGGAAGCCCTGGATGTCGTCCAGGAAACCTTCGTCAAAGCCTTCGAGGAACCCGGTTTTCTCGACGACGGCTTCCATCGGAAAGCCTGGCTGGCCCGCGTGGCGCGAAACCTGGCTCTCAATTCGCGACGAAGCCTCATCCGGAGGTTGAAATCGCTGATGCGGTATGCCGGCCTTTCGTGGGCGGCCGAAACCGTGAACGTCGAGGAGGAGATCATCCGCGCCGAAACCCGGCGGGAACTTGTGGGCGTGCTCGAAGCCCTCGACGAGGATGAACGCGAGATCATCAGCCTTCGATACGCGGCGGAACTTTCGTATGAGGAGATCGCCGCCGAACTGGGCATCAGGATCGGGACGGTCATGTCGCGGCTGTCCCGGGCCAAACGAAAAATCGGCATGGCACTCGAAGAAGGGGAAACATCGTGA
- a CDS encoding DUF499 domain-containing protein produces MNLEPWYKVTVPRKEVREGRSFNPDEFAIHLEQVVTGKAPEDYRDPTAFFSRTCFTRALRDHTGMILRRLAGSTVNTAPVVTLITQFGGGKTHTLATLFHLASLGAKANELTGVRDMLAYASLGSVPSAKTAVFVGNAWDPRDGHETPWIDIARQLAGDKGVQELGKSALQKPPGTEALSRVFAAAGGPVLVLFDEVLNFLNRHRDMAESFHAFIQNLTVAMTGTTHGAAVISLPRSQVEMTEYDLEWQEKITKVVRRVSKDLIANDEAEISEVICRRLFEDRGNDKQRSATARAYADWVFERRAQLPSEWTTVDSGTTEAKAREYLKQRFEACYPFHPSTLSVFQRKWQALSQFQQTRGTLAMLAQWVSWAYRTDFQEARKEPLITLGSAPLDNPDFRGVVLGQLGESRLIAALDADISGRQSHARVLDADTKGPLKGIHRRVGSAIFFESSGGQTNKLARIPDLRVALGEPGLDTTTIDNAAAALEDKSYFLRRSGSDAFMISHHATLKKVVNDKKASLDEEQEILPAAREFVKRAFEENPQAPLLFFPTDGTAIPDSPRLTLVVADPVSEWTGTGSFRKSISEWTRNRGKAPRLYPGALVWCLRKPGKDLRDKVESHLAWQKVADDIYRGMKKKEFSAEDQEEARMRREMARDAAEDEVWASYRYVALLDTKEPDGLKIIDLGAGHSSSHETLGGRIISALKSQALLNESVGTGYLDRSWPPALKSEGIWPLAGLRQCFLNGSLTRLLDPDTILTNRIVEAVEHGDFGLASGQKADGTFERLWFKEHVSPAEVSFEQGVFLLTKSRASSLKTSVVVEAPPIQPPVFPPTAQGAQPDTGNAPPSGETPAEEDIAKKSSGARTIRLRGEIPADSWNRVGTKLLPKLRSGSNLKLTVSLSVETGQDSGSALESDLRQILEDLKLSGVLNLDSEQNSG; encoded by the coding sequence ATGAATCTCGAACCCTGGTACAAGGTAACCGTCCCCAGAAAAGAAGTCCGGGAGGGCCGATCGTTCAACCCGGACGAGTTCGCCATCCATCTCGAACAGGTCGTCACCGGGAAAGCGCCCGAAGACTACCGTGATCCGACGGCCTTCTTCTCGCGCACCTGCTTCACCAGAGCCCTGCGCGACCATACCGGGATGATCCTGCGTCGCCTCGCGGGAAGCACGGTCAACACCGCGCCCGTCGTGACCCTGATCACGCAGTTCGGCGGCGGAAAGACCCACACCCTCGCCACCCTGTTCCATCTTGCATCCCTGGGGGCGAAAGCCAACGAGCTGACCGGGGTTCGGGATATGCTGGCCTATGCAAGCCTGGGCTCAGTTCCAAGCGCGAAAACAGCCGTCTTCGTCGGGAACGCCTGGGACCCCCGCGACGGTCACGAAACGCCGTGGATCGATATCGCCCGGCAACTCGCCGGCGACAAGGGCGTTCAGGAGCTGGGGAAGAGCGCCCTGCAGAAGCCGCCGGGAACCGAAGCGCTGTCGAGGGTTTTCGCGGCGGCGGGCGGGCCTGTTCTCGTGCTGTTCGACGAGGTGTTGAATTTTCTCAACCGGCATCGGGACATGGCAGAGTCTTTCCACGCCTTCATCCAGAACCTGACGGTGGCAATGACCGGGACGACTCACGGCGCGGCGGTCATCAGTCTTCCGCGAAGCCAGGTCGAAATGACGGAGTACGACCTCGAATGGCAGGAGAAGATCACGAAGGTTGTTCGGCGCGTTTCCAAAGATCTGATCGCGAACGACGAGGCAGAGATCAGCGAGGTCATATGCCGGCGCCTGTTCGAGGACCGGGGCAACGACAAACAGCGCAGTGCGACGGCCAGGGCGTATGCCGACTGGGTTTTCGAACGTCGAGCGCAACTTCCCTCGGAATGGACCACCGTGGATTCAGGCACCACCGAAGCCAAGGCCCGGGAATACCTGAAACAGCGCTTCGAAGCGTGTTATCCGTTTCATCCGTCGACGTTGTCGGTTTTTCAGCGGAAATGGCAGGCTCTGAGCCAATTCCAGCAGACGCGCGGCACCCTGGCGATGCTGGCGCAGTGGGTTTCGTGGGCCTATCGCACCGATTTTCAGGAGGCCAGGAAAGAGCCGTTGATCACCCTCGGCTCGGCCCCTCTCGACAACCCGGATTTCCGCGGGGTGGTTCTCGGGCAACTCGGGGAAAGTCGTCTGATCGCGGCACTCGATGCGGATATTTCCGGACGGCAAAGCCATGCCCGGGTTCTTGACGCGGACACCAAGGGGCCGCTCAAGGGGATTCATCGTCGGGTCGGCTCAGCCATCTTCTTCGAGTCTTCGGGCGGCCAGACGAACAAACTCGCCCGGATACCGGATCTTCGGGTCGCCTTGGGCGAGCCGGGCCTGGACACGACGACGATCGACAACGCGGCCGCCGCGCTCGAGGACAAATCCTATTTTTTGCGCCGGTCGGGGTCGGATGCTTTCATGATCAGCCATCACGCGACCCTGAAAAAAGTCGTGAATGACAAGAAAGCGAGCCTCGATGAAGAGCAGGAAATCCTTCCGGCCGCCAGGGAGTTTGTGAAGCGGGCTTTCGAGGAAAACCCCCAGGCCCCGCTGTTGTTCTTCCCGACCGACGGCACAGCCATCCCCGATTCTCCAAGGCTGACGCTCGTGGTTGCGGACCCTGTCAGCGAATGGACCGGCACCGGCTCTTTCCGGAAGAGTATTTCGGAATGGACGAGGAATCGGGGCAAGGCCCCGAGGTTATACCCCGGAGCCTTGGTCTGGTGCCTGCGCAAACCTGGAAAAGACCTGCGTGACAAGGTCGAGTCGCATCTTGCCTGGCAGAAGGTTGCCGACGACATCTATCGCGGCATGAAAAAGAAGGAGTTTTCCGCCGAGGACCAGGAAGAAGCCAGGATGCGCCGGGAGATGGCCAGGGATGCAGCCGAAGATGAAGTCTGGGCTTCCTATCGGTACGTCGCACTCCTTGATACCAAAGAACCGGACGGGCTGAAGATCATCGACCTCGGGGCCGGCCATTCCTCGAGTCATGAAACACTTGGCGGAAGAATCATCTCTGCGTTGAAATCACAGGCTCTGCTCAACGAATCCGTCGGGACGGGGTATCTCGACCGAAGCTGGCCCCCTGCGTTGAAGTCCGAGGGCATCTGGCCTCTTGCCGGGTTGCGGCAGTGCTTTCTGAACGGCTCGCTCACGCGGCTTCTCGACCCGGACACGATCTTGACCAACAGGATCGTCGAGGCCGTCGAACATGGGGATTTCGGTCTGGCTTCCGGGCAGAAGGCGGACGGCACGTTCGAGAGGCTCTGGTTCAAGGAGCACGTTTCACCTGCGGAGGTTTCCTTCGAACAGGGCGTATTCCTTCTGACGAAAAGTCGGGCGAGTTCGCTCAAAACCAGCGTCGTCGTGGAAGCCCCGCCCATTCAACCGCCCGTTTTTCCACCGACCGCACAGGGTGCGCAACCTGACACCGGGAACGCTCCTCCATCTGGTGAAACGCCTGCTGAAGAAGACATTGCGAAGAAATCCTCCGGGGCACGAACGATCAGGCTCCGTGGTGAGATTCCAGCCGACTCGTGGAATCGCGTGGGGACGAAGCTTCTCCCCAAACTTCGCAGTGGTTCCAATCTCAAGCTGACGGTGAGCCTTTCCGTCGAAACCGGGCAGGACTCCGGTTCCGCCCTCGAATCCGATCTTCGGCAGATCCTGGAAGATCTGAAGCTATCGGGGGTTCTGAATCTGGATTCAGAACAGAACTCAGGCTGA